In one window of Denticeps clupeoides chromosome 2, fDenClu1.1, whole genome shotgun sequence DNA:
- the LOC114774893 gene encoding zona pellucida sperm-binding protein 3-like: MDDCIKNNIPEEIKHPCLPPPPFVPAVLPLPQTPGHPPFVPGFVPPLPPQGTGGQLQDPGSIQQQLLGPVKELTWKFPQMPVEPTSPPVQFQLREPVSVSSVAATCDENMVHVEVKKDLFGSGELIQASDISLGGCGVTGEDSVAQLLYFQSYLQACGSQVVMTNDSLVYSFSLTYIPRAISNASAPIVRTSGAVIGIECHYLRLHNVSSNALQPAWIPYAATKTAEELLVFSLKLMTDDWKFERPSNIFYMGDLIHFEASVKQYNHVPLRVFVDTCVVTAVPDAAAAPSYLFIQNHGCLVDSKLTGSSSRFLPRTQDFKLQFQLEAFRFQQGDTGSLFITCLLKATAAASPTDAEHKACSFVGHKWAGAGGEDQLCSCCDGSCGSRKARELTSVSDSGWEKEISLGPLFIRG; encoded by the exons ATGGATGACTGCATCAAGAACAACATCCCTGAAGAAATCAAGCATCC gtgcctgccgcCCCCCCCCTTTGTCCCCGCGGTGCTGCCGCTGCCTCAGACGCCTGGCCATCCTCCCTTTGTCCCTGGGTTTGTGCCGCCActgccgcctcag ggAACAGGGGGGCAGCTTCAAGATCCTGGAAgcatccagcagcagctgcttggcccagtaaaggagctgacctggaagtttcCTCAGATGCCAGTAGAGCCCACGTCCCCCCCAGTGCAGTtccagctgagggagccggtatcggtcagcagtgtggcagctacctgtgacgagaatatggtgcacgtggaggttaagaaggacctgtttggttctggagagctcatccaggcatcagacatctcactaggaggctgtggggtgactggagaagattctgtggctcagctgctgtattttcagtcctatttgcaggcctgtggcagccaagtagtg atgaccaacgattccctggtttattccttttctctgaCCTACATCCCAAGAGCCATTTCTAACGCTTCTGCTCCAATAGTCAGAACCAGTGGTGCTGTAATTGggattgaatgccactatttgag GCTTCACAATGTGAGcagcaatgccctgcagcctgcctggatcccatatgctgctactaaaactgcagaggagctgctggtcTTCTCTCTCAAGCTCATGACTG ATGATTGgaagtttgagaggccttccaacatcttttacatgggagatctgatccattttgaggcttctgtcaagcagtacaaccatgtccccctccgggtgtttgttgatacCTGTGTGGTCACCGCTGTCCctgatgcagctgctgctcccagttatctcttcattcagaaccatgg ATGTCTGGTtgattccaagctcactggctcatcttctcgcttcctgccccgtacacaggatttcaagctccagttccagctggaggctttcaggtttcagcagggggACACCGGCTCT CTGTTCATCACTTGCTTGCTGAAGGCAACAGCGGCTGCTTCCCcgactgatgctgagcacaaagCCTGTTCTTTTGTAGGACACAA gtgggctggtgcgggtggagaggaccaactgtgtagctgctgtgatggttcttgtgggtccaggaaggcaagagagcTGACCTCTGTCTCAG aTTCTGGATGGGAGAAAGAAATATCTTTGGGACCGTTGTTCATCCGGGGatga
- the LOC114774909 gene encoding uncharacterized protein LOC114774909 — protein sequence MPQVPARPPFAPSPQGTGGQLQDPGSVQQQLLGPVKELTWKFPQMPVEPTSPPVQFQLREPVSVSSVAATCDENMVHVQVKKDLFGSGELIQASDISLGGCGVTGEDSVAQLLYFQSYLQACGSQVVMTNDSLVYSFSLTYIPRAISDSSAPIVRTSGAVIRIECHYLRLHNVSSNALQPAWVPYAATKTAEELLVFSLKLMTDDWKFERPSNVYYMGDLIHFEASVKQYNHVPLRVFVDTCVVTAVPDAAAAPSYLFIQNHGCLVDSKLTGSSSRFLPRTQDFKLQFQLEAFRFQQGDTGSLFITCLLKATAAASPTDAEHKACSFVGHKWAGAGGEDQLCSCCDGSCGSRKARELTSVSEVPIPVSTGTGGQLQDPGSVQQQLLGPVKELTWKFPQMPVEPTSPPVQFQLREPVSVSSVAATCDENMVHVQVKKDLFGSGELIQASDISLGGCGVTGEDSVAQLLYFQSYLQACGSQVVMTNDSLVYSFSLTYIPRAISDSSAPIVRTSGAVIRIECHYLRLHNVSSNALQPAWIPYAATKTAEELLVFSLKLMTDDWKFERPSNVYYMGDLIHFEASVKQYNHVPLRVFVDTCVVTAVPDAAAAPSYLFIQNHGCLVDSKLTGSSSRFLPRTQDFKLQFQLEAFRFQQGDTGSLFITCLLKATAAASPTDAEHKACSFVGHKWAGAGGEDQLCSCCDGSCGSRKARELTSVSDSGWEKEISLGPLFIRG from the exons atgcctcaggttcctgCACGTCCCCCATTTGCTCCTTCGCCTCAGGGAACAGGGGGGCAGCTTCAAGATCCTGGAagtgtccagcagcagctgcttggcccagtaaaggagctgacctggaagtttcCTCAGATGCCAGTAGAACCCACGTCCCCACCAGTGCAGTtccagctgagggagccggtatcggtcagcagtgtggcagctacctgtgacgagaatatggtgcacgtgcaggttaagaaggacctgtttggttctggagagctcatccaggcatcagacatctcactaggaggctgtggggtgactggagaagattctgtggctcagctgctgtattttcagtcctatttgcaggcctgtggcagccaagtagtg ATGACCAACGATtccctggtttattccttttctctgaCCTACATCCCAAGAGCCATTTCTGACTCTTCTGCTCCAATAGTCAGAACCAGTGGTGCTGTAATTAggattgaatgccactatttgag GcttcacaatgtgagtagcaatgccctgcagcctgcctgggtcccatatgctgctactaaaactgcagaggagctgctggtcTTCTCTCTCAAGCTCATGACTG ATGATTGgaagtttgagaggccttccaacgtctattacatgggagatctgatccattttgaggcttctgtcaagcagtacaaccatgtccccctccgggtgtttgttgatacCTGTGTGGTCACCGCTGTCCctgatgcagctgctgctcccagttatctcttcattcagaacCATGG ATGTCTGGTtgattccaagctcactggctcatcttctcgcttcctgccccgtacacaggatttcaagctccagttccagctggaggctttcaggtttcagcagggggACACTGGCTCT CTGTTCATCACTTGTTTGCTGAAGGCAACAGCGGCTGCTTCCCcgactgatgctgagcacaaggcctgttcttttgtagGACACAA gtgggctggtgcaggtggagaggaccaactgtgtagctgctgtgatggttcTTGTGGGTCGAGGAAGGCAAGAGAGCTGACCTCTGTCTCAG AGGTTCCTATTCCTGTGTCCACA GGAACAGGTGGGCAGCTTCAAGATCCTGGAagtgtccagcagcagctgcttggcccagtaaaggagctgacctggaagtttcCTCAGATGCCAGTAGAACCCACGTCCCCCCCAGTGCAGTtccagctgagggagccggtatcggtcagcagtgtggcagctacctgtgacgagaatatggtgcacgtgcaggttaagaaggacctgtttggttctggagagctcatccaggcatcagacatctcactaggaggctgtggggtgactggagaagattctgtggctcagctgctgtattttcagtcctatttgcaggcctgtgggagccaagtagtg atgaccaacgattccctggtttattccttttctctgaCCTACATCCCAAGAGCCATTTCTGACTCTTCTGCTCCAATAGTCAGAACCAGTGGTGCTGTAATTAggattgaatgccactatttgag GcttcacaatgtgagtagcaatgccctgcagcctgcctggatcccatatgctgctactaaaactgcagaggagctgctggtcTTCTCTCTCAAGCTCATGACTG ATGATTGgaagtttgagaggccttccaacgtctattacatgggagatctgatccattttgaggcttctgtcaagcagtacaaccatgtccccctccgggtgtttgttgatacCTGTGTGGTCACCGCTGTCCctgatgcagctgctgctcccagttatctcttcattcagaaccatgg ATGTCTGGTtgattccaagctcactggctcatcttctcgcttcctgccccgtacacaggatttcaagctccagttccagctggaggctttcaggtttcagcagggggACACCGGCTCT CTGTTCATCACTTGCTTGCTGAAGGCAACAGCGGCTGCTTCCCcgactgatgctgagcacaaagCCTGTTCTTTTGTAGGACACAA gtgggctggtgcaggtggagaggaccaactgtgtagctgctgtgatggttcTTGTGGGTCGAGGAAGGCAAGAGAGCTGACCTCTGTCTCAG ATTCTGGATGGGAGAAAGAAATCTCTTTGGGACCGTTGTTCATCCGGGgttga